In the Quercus lobata isolate SW786 chromosome 5, ValleyOak3.0 Primary Assembly, whole genome shotgun sequence genome, one interval contains:
- the LOC115990618 gene encoding chromatin modification-related protein EAF7-like: MGIGSSKLNPQREAVPTKLRPIIRRFFEQMRRRRHADMSKKELLKKEVVDDENSQAQSLQDKERKSTNSSLDGTVPITKETPKTPLLPEEDSKSNTSSLNETVPISKETPVEEKKLEVSPVPKSEFEPDTSKKPKEHKDEKYAKKGGKDCKDGKEEKEEDKVVEKTVVIEDKVVVVEQTMAGEEEEEDEEDENDKVRYVSPGSPSFRVYCVPYEDNNEEEGKEDSLYTKCLSGESAESAESVVSVTSDDAQETKTKKKKNRGRRFTKAIRRTGPVKNLLNVKSCYYPSCSGNERARLLAEKA, encoded by the exons ATGGGGATAGGGAGTTCAAAGCTCAATCCACAAAGGGAGGCGGTACCAACCAAACTCCGTCCTATCATTCGCCGTTTTTTTGAGCAGATGAGACGACGTAGACATGCTGACATGTCCAAGAAAGAACTACTTAAAAAAGAGGTGGTAGACGATGAAAATTCCCAGGCTCAATCTCTACAAGACAAGGAGAGAAAGAGCACAAACTCTTCATTGGATGGGACTGTGCCAATAACAAAGGAAACACCCAAGACTCCTCTTCTACCTGAAGAGGATAGCAAGAGCAACACCTCTTCGTTGAATGAGACTGTACCAATTTCAAAGGAAACGCCAGTAGAGGAAAAGAAATTGGAAGTGTCACCCGTGCCGAAGTCTGAGTTTGAACCTGACACAAGTAAAAAGCCTAAGGAGCATAAAGATGAGAAATATGCAAAAAAGGGTGGAAAGGATTGTAAAGacggaaaagaagaaaaagaagaggacaAGGTGGTTGAGAAGACTGTGGTTATAGAGGATAAGGTTGTGGTGGTGGAACAAACAATGGCGggtgaggaagaggaagaagatgaggagGATGAGAATGATAAGGTTAGATATGTATCCCCTGGATCACCAAGTTTTAGGGTATATTGTGTCCCATATGAAGATAATAACGAGGAGGAGG GTAAGGAGGACAGCTTGTACACAAAATGTCTCAGTGGTGAGAGTGCTGAGAGTGCAGAGAGTGTTGTATCAGTGACTTCTGATGAC GCCCAGGagacaaagacaaagaagaaaaaaaatagaggaaggCGATTCACAAAAGCCATACGAAGGACTGGACCTGTAAAGAATTTGTTGAATGTGAAATCATGCTACTACCCGAGTTGCTCTGGAAATGAAAGAGCTCGTCTTCTTGCAGAAAAAGCTTGA
- the LOC115988762 gene encoding uncharacterized protein LOC115988762: protein MEAAAREHIEKIRRTKFSIGGEQNPLTEDLHQAVKNLSAELYAKDAHFLMELIQNAEDNNYVKGVDPSLEFVITSEDITNTGALATLLIFNNEKGFSSKNIDSICSVGRSTKKGNRKCGYIGEKGIGFKSVFLVSSQPCIFSNGYQIRFNEEPCPHCNLGYIVPEWVEESPTLSDIKKIYGSRTTLPTTTIVLPLKFDKVKPVKLQLSNVHPEVLLFLSKIRQLSVREHNKDPRLNTVSAIAITSVTELVVRKNIDAVSYTLHLSADEKDKEYEGECSYFMWRQKFPVRQENKVERRMEVEESVIILAFPFDERLHRGMSSPGIYAFLPTEMVTNFPFIIQADFLLASSRETILLDNKWNQGILDCVPSAFINAFDSLVINSVNAPVSSLAPMFRFIPINSSSYQELNVVRESIKSKLLEKSILPSESYTEQKSFHQPREVGRLMPAFWTILEKAREQKVSLVHLSSHGKHILSSSFDRTEYDSILNFLGVELVNNEWYAECIQSSKLVKGVSEDVYLELLLFLSDNWRFKFELTKIKDIPLIKYVDLYGDVSLCSINESKQLSRDRVVSLSLHSDHISWLIDWNKEFKCPANYFFLPKSTQEAIRVFSKRDTVSWWLRDHVNVGAMSVYEYALHLNKYLNSCQKRAIAFVHFLYHSLRKLCLSQQEVGVLCDSMPLVDNYGNLKSHRKGVLVPAKGSKWVGLIGSNPWKNEGYVELAEDYLQPGYFADEFASGETLLEFLKTYVVASDIPNISPPNAAIPTVSSPLTKKNAFLLLGWIRKMKHKEIGLPKKFLKCIKEGSWLKITTSGCHGYRPPSESFMLSYSLGNILQNGSVLVDIPLLDLNFYGDGINEYKEELKKIGVMSGYGEACEFIGKHLMSFTEYSTLSRDQVLSVLNFIRFLREKFLPQDKFINSIKDKRWLKTSCGVRSPVESVLFDEEWKTASQISSIPFIDQNYFGEEILSFREELKSLGVVVGFNERYKLIVDNFKLPSISSLKAEAVLLILECMRHLGSSNKLVLALSGVKCFKTNLGYKFAGECFLFDPQWVCILQVFKGFALIDHDFYGSNIFSYRNELKQTGVKVDFEVAVKEFADKFKREASSMTKEPVLSFLSCRSQLKENEYVFPLDLRKNIRDLKWLQTMLGDKRSPRDCILFGPDWQSILPITVDLPFLDDSDNYYGKDIHKYKEELKNMGVVVEFKDGAKFVAAGLHFPMDPARITNENVFSLLQCIRILNGVNYSFPDPFLKQISRKWLKTTKGYRPPEKCLLFDPRWGSYLERTDGPFIDEDFYGSNITLYKEELKAIGVILDVEEGCSLIASHLEFHVQLPTIVRIYNYLSLFNWDPDSEVAKGIWIPYGSQNGEWVSPCECVLHDKDGLFNSLLKVLDRYYEQKLLNFFSRAFRVKCNPSVADYCKLWEVWESSGRRLSHDDCLKFWGYILKHWGEKTEKTLTEKLVKLPVASGSDDVLLFNKHDVFIADDLQLQDLFEQFSAQSLFVWYPRPSKPSLPQMKLFDIYRKIGVRTISESVEKEESYTVDDAQLNQVNPKENLITKDLIILILGFLANPVMKMDAERRHEIIRGFLNITFHEIVEPITVNYSLSLSSGEIMNARASRMICWDRESSKFFTQKLDRSTGYKNQMEYATYFSEAISEGLLWENSDHIGALSELIKLAFMVEFNEEAVRFLMKFKNLQIFLEDEEFLASVFPSD from the exons ATGGAGGCTGCAGCGAGAGAACACATTGAAAAGATACGTAGAACAAAGTTCTCCATTGGAGGGGAACAGAACCCATTAACAGAGGATCTTCACCAGGCTGTCAAGAACCTCTCTGCTGAGCTTTATGCCAAGGATGCACATTTTCTCATGGAACTCATTCAG AATGCTGAAGATAATAATTACGTGAAGGGAGTGGATCCATCTCTTGAGTTTGTTATAACTTCTGAGGACATTACAAACACAGGGGCTCTAGCAACATTGTTGATTTTCAACAATGAGAAAGGTTTCTCATCAAAAAATATTGACTCTATTTGCAGTGTTGGTCGGTCCACCAAGAAAGGCAACAGGAAATGTGGTTATATCGGAGAGAAAG GAATTGGATTTAAGAGCGTCTTTCTAGTTAGTTCTCAGCCATGCATATTCAGCAATGGATATCAGATACGGTTTAATGAAGAGCCTTGTCCACATTGCAATCTCGGGTACATAGTTCCTGAATGGGTCGAGGAGAGTCCAACTCTTTCTgacatcaaaaaaatatatggttCTAGGACTACTCTTCCAACGACAACAATAGTCTTACCTCTGAAGTTCGATAAGGTCAAACCTGTGAAGCTGCAGCTCTCAAATGTTCATCCTGAAGTTCTATTGTTCCTATCAAAGATTAGGCAGCTTTCAGTCAGGGAACATAACAAGGATCCTAGGCTAAATACAGTAAGTGCAATAGCAATTACAAGTGTGACTGAATTGGTGGTGAGGAAGAACATTGATGCTGTGTCCTACACACTCCATCTCTCTGCTGATGAAAAGGATAAGGAGTATGAGGGAGAATGCAGCTACTTTATGTGGAGGCAAAAGTTTCCTGTCAGGCAAGAAAACAAAGTGGAAAGGAGAatggaagttgaagagtcgGTGATCATATTGGCTTTTCCTTTTGATGAGCGCCTCCACAGGGGAATGAGCTCACCTGGGATCTATGCATTTCTTCCTACAGAGATGGTTACTAACTTTCCCTTCATAATTCAGGCTGATTTTCTTCTTGCCTCATCAAGGGAAACAATTCTCTTGGACAACAAGTGGAACCAAGGGATTCTTGACTGCGTGCCCTCTGCTTTTATCAATGCTTTTGATTCACTAGTTATAAATTCCGTGAATGCGCCAGTGTCTAGTTTGGCTCCGATGTTCAGGTTCATTCCCATCAACAGCTCTTCTTATCAAGAGTTGAATGTTGTCAGGGAGTCCATCAAATCCAAGCTTCTTGAAAAAAGTATTCTTCCAAGTGAGTCATACACGGAGCAGAAGTCCTTTCATCAACCTCGTGAAGTTGGTAGGCTTATGCCTGCTTTCTGGACCATTCTGGAAAAGGCAAGGGAGCAAAAGGTGAGCTTGGTTCATCTTTCATCACATGGAAAGcacattttgagctcctcattTGATAGAACAGAATATGATAGCATTCTGAATTTCCTGGGTGTGGAACTAGTCAACAACGAATGGTACGCAGAGTGCATCCAAAGTTCTAAACTTGTTAAAGGAGTGTCAGAGGACGTGTACTTGGAGCTTTTACTGTTTCTTTCTGATAACTggaggttcaaatttgaattaaccAAAATCAAGGACATTCCACTAATAAAATATGTGGATCTTTATGGCGATGTATCTCTTTGCAGCATAAATGAATCCAAGCAGTTGAGTCGTGACAGAGTGGTGTCCTTATCCCTTCATTCTGATCATATCTCATGGCTGATTGATTGGAACAAGGAATTCAAATGTCCAgccaattacttttttttgccGAAAAGCACACAAGAAGCTATTCGGGTCTTCTCTAAGAGGGATACAGTGTCATGGTGGCTACGAGATCATGTGAATGTTGGTGCTATGAGCGTCTATGAATACGCACTTCACCTAAATAAATATCTCAATAGCTGCCAGAAGCGTGCCATTGCCTTTGTTCATTTCTTGTACCACTCGCTTCGAAAGCTTTGTCTTTCCCAACAGGAGGTTGGTGTTTTATGTGATTCTATGCCACTTGTGGATAACTATGGAAATCTAAAGAGTCACAGGAAAGGGGTTCTTGTCCCTGCCAAGGGAAGCAAATGGGTGGGATTGATTGGTTCAAATCCATGGAAAAATGAAGGCTACGTTGAGTTAGCAGAAGACTACTTGCAACCAGGCTATTTTGCTGATGAATTTGCTTCTGGAGAAACACTCTTGGAGTTCCTCAAAACTTATGTTGTGGCTTCTGATATCCCTAATATATCTCCTCCTAATGCTGCAATTCCTACAGTATCATCGCCACTCACCAAGAAAAATGCATTCTTGCTGTTGGGTTGGATTAGAAAGATGAAACATAAAGAAATTGGCCTTCCCAAGAAGTTCTTGAAATGCATAAAGGAAGGTAGCTGGCTGAAAATTACTACTAGTGGCTGTCATGGTTACCGGCCACCTTCAGAGTCATTCATGCTTTCCTATTCACTGGGAAACATTTTGCAGAACGGATCAGTGCTTGTTGATATTCCGTTGCTTGATCTAAATTTTTATGGTGATGGAATAAATGAGTATAAGGAGGAGCTGAAGAAAATTGGAGTCATGTCTGGGTATGGAGAAGCATGTGAATTTATTGGAAAGCATCTTATGTCTTTCACAGAATACTCCACTTTAAGTAGGGACCAAGTGCTGTCTGTACTAAATTTCATCAGATTTTTGAGGGAAAAGTTTCTTCCTCAGGATAAGTTCATCAACAGTATCAAGGATAAGAGATGGCTAAAGACATCGTGCGGTGTCAGGTCTCCAGTTGAATCTGTTTTGTTTGATGAGGAATGGAAAACTGCGTCACAAATCAGCAGCATTCCCTTCATCGATCAAAATTACTTTGGAGAGGAAATCCTTTCTTTTAGAGAGGAACTCAAGTCGCTTGGTGTGGTAGTTGGCTTCAATGAACGTTATAAGCTCATTGTAGACAACTTCAAATTACCTTCAATCTCATCTCTGAAAGCTGAGGCTGTTCTTTTGATACTTGAATGTATGCGTCATCTGGGTTCATCTAACAAACTTGTTCTGGCATTGAGTGGTGTGAAATGCTTCAAGACGAATCTCGGTTACAAGTTTGCTGGAGAATGTTTCTTGTTCGACCCTCAATGGGTTTGCATTCTACAGGTTTTTAAAGGTTTTGCATTGATTGATCATGATTTCTATGGAAGCAATATCTTCTCTTACAGAAACGAGTTGAAGCAAACTGGGGTGAAGGTGGATTTTGAGGTGGCGGTAAAAGAATTTGCTGACAAATTCAAGCGGGAGGCATCTTCCATGACTAAAGAACctgttctctcttttctttcatgtCGTAGTCAgctaaaagaaaatgaatatgTGTTTCCTCTAGATCTTAGGAAAAACATACGTGACCTTAAGTGGTTGCAGACTATGCTTGGTGATAAGAGATCTCCGAGAGATTGCATTCTGTTTGGGCCAGATTGGCAGTCAATTTTACCAATTACTGTCGACCTCCCTTTCTTAGATGATAGTGACAACTATTATGGCAAGGACATTCATAAATACAAGGAAGAGCTGAAGAACATGGGGGTTGTTGTTGAATTCAAAGATGGTGCAAAGTTTGTAGCAGCTGGTCTTCACTTTCCCATGGATCCTGCCCGCATTACTaatgaaaatgtgttttcattgCTGCAATGCATACGGATTTTAAATGGAGTAAATTACTCCTTTCCAGATCCTTTCCTAAAACAAATTTCTCGAAAATGGTTGAAGACCACTAAAGGTTATAGGCCTCCAGAAAAGTGCTTATTATTCGATCCTAGGTGGGGCTCTTATTTGGAGCGGACAGATGGACCTTTTATTGATGAAGATTTTTATGGTTCTAATATTACACTATACAAAGAAGAGCTCAAAGCAATAGGAGTCATCCTTGATGTTGAAGAAGGATGCTCATTGATTGCCAGCCACCTTGAGTTCCATGTTCAGTTGCCTACTATAGTTCGAATATATAATTACTTGAGTCTATTTAATTGGGATCCAGACAGTGAAGTTGCAAAAGGGATATGGATCCCATATGGAAGTCAGAATGGAGAGTGGGTCAGCCCCTGTGAATGTGTTCTGCATGATAAGGATGGTCTCTTCAATTCGCTGCTGAAAGTTCTTGACAGATATTATGAGCAAAAGTTACTTAACTTCTTCTCACGTGCTTTCCGTGTTAAATGCAATCCTTCAGTTGCTGATTACTGTAAGCTTTGGGAGGTTTGGGAAAGTTCAGGACGTCGATTGTCACATGATGACTGTCTTAAGTTCTGGGGGTATATTTTGAAGCACTGGGGTGAAAAGACTGAGAAAACTCTCACTGAGAAGCTGGTGAAATTGCCGGTTGCTTCTGGCTCAGATGACGTTTTGCTGTTCAACAAGCATGATGTTTTTATTGCTGATGATCTTCAGCTGCAAGATCTTTTCGAACAGTTTTCTGCCCAATCTCTATTTGTCTGGTACCCTCGACCAAGCAAGCCTTCTTTACCTCAGATGAAGTTGTTTGACATTTACAGGAAGATAGGTGTTCGCACTATATCCGAGTCTGTAGAGAAGGAAGAATCATACACAGTGGATGATGCTCAACTCAATCAGGTGAATCCAAAGGAGAATTTAATTACAAAAGATCTgattattctcatccttggttTTCTAGCAAATCCTGTGATGAAAATGGATGCAGAAAGGAGGCATGAAATTATCCGAGGGTTTCTGAATATTACTTTCCATGAGATAGTTGAACCGATAACTGTAAACTACAGTTTATCACTTTCTTCAGGGGAGATCATGAATGCGAGAGCAAGCCGGATGATATGCTGGGATAGAGAGTCTTCAAAGTTTTTCACACAGAAGTTGGACAGGTCTACTGGATATAAGAATCAAATGGAATATGCTACATATTTTTCTGAAGCAATATCTGAGGGTTTGTTATGGGAAAACAGTGATCATATTGGTGCACTCTCTGAACTGATCAAGCTGGCCTTCATGGTGGAATTTAATGAGGAAGCAGTAAGGTTTTTAATGAAGTTCAAGAATTTGCAAATTTTCTTGGAGGACGAGGAGTTCCTTGCATCTGTCTTCCCTTCTGACTAG
- the LOC115990619 gene encoding uncharacterized protein LOC115990619, with product MATKDQEILDLDDPKISQLVMDLMSLQKDINGHSRRFDELLKPFDQEEDADGLFSLQLKVLDKYYEQNLLNFFSRAFHVKCNPTVSDYCKLWEAWEISGHRLSNDDCLKFWVYVLKHWGEKTEKTITEKLVKLPVASGSDEVLLFNKHDVFIADDLQLKDLFNRFSAQSLFVWYPQPSKPSLPQMKLFDIYRKIGVRTISESVEKEESYTVDVAQLNQVNPKENLITKDLVTLILGFLANPVMKMEAERRHEIIRGLLNITFLEIVEPISVKYSLSLSSGEIVNARASRMICWDRESSKFFTQKLDRSSGYKNQIEYATDFSEAISEGVLWENCDHIGALSELIKLAFVLEFDEEAVRFLMESKNLQIYLEDEEFIASVFPSD from the exons ATGGCTACCAAAGATCAAGAAATCCTTGATCTTGATGACCCAAAGATAAGCCAACTTGTCATGGATCTTATGTCACTGCAGAAGGACATAAATGGCCATAGTAGGAGGTTCGATGAGTTGCTGAAGCCTTTCGATCAAGAAGAAGATGCT GATGGTCTCTTCAGTTTGCAGCTGAAAGTGCTTGACAAATATTATGAGCAAAATTTGCTCAACTTCTTCTCACGTGCTTTCCATGTTAAATGCAATCCTACAGTTTCCGATTACTGTAAGCTTTGGGAGGCTTGGGAAATTTCAGGACACCGATTGTCAAATGATGACTGTCTTAAGTTCTGGGTGTATGTTTTGAAGCACTGGGGTGAAAAGACTGAGAAAACCATCACTGAGAAGCTGGTGAAATTGCCGGTTGCTTCTGGCTCAGATGAAGTTTTGCTGTTCAACAAGCATGATGTTTTTATTGCTGATGATCTTCAGCTGAAAGATCTCTTCAATCGGTTTTCCGCTCAATCTCTATTTGTCTGGTACCCTCAGCCAAGCAAACCTTCTTTACCTCAGATGAAGTTGTTTGATATTTACAGGAAGATTGGTGTTCGCACTATATCCGAGTCTGTAGAGAAGGAAGAATCATACACAGTGGATGTTGCTCAACTCAATCAGGTGAATCCAAAGGAgaatttgattacaaaagatCTGGTTACACTCATCCTTGGTTTTCTAGCAAATCCTGTGATGAAAATGGAAGCTGAAAGAAGGCATGAAATTATCCGAGGGCTTCTGAATATTACTTTCCTTGAGATAGTTGAACCAATAAGCGTAAAGTACAGTTTATCACTTTCTTCAGGGGAGATCGTGAATGCAAGAGCAAGCCGAATGATATGCTGGGATAGAGAGTCTTCAAAGTTTTTCACACAGAAGTTGGACAGGTCTAGTGGATATAAGAATCAAATTGAATATGCAACAGATTTTTCTGAAGCAATATCTGAGGGTGTGTTATGGGAGAACTGTGATCATATTGGTGCACTCTCTGAACTGATCAAGCTGGCCTTCGTGCTGGAATTTGATGAGGAAGCAGTTAGGTTTTTAATGGAGTCCAAGAATTTGCAAATATACTTAGAGGATGAGGAGTTCATTGCATCTGTCTTTCCTTCTGACTAG